The Rhizobium sp. ZPR4 DNA segment GAAGATGGCGCCGCATGAGCTACACTTTCGATTTCGAAGGCCTGCTTCCCTATTGGGATCAGTTTGCTAGAGGCGTCTGGCTGACGATCCAGCTTTCGGTGGCCGCAACTATCGCAGGGTTTGTGCTGGGCACGTTCTGTGCGATCGCACGGACCGGCGGCTCGGCGATGCTGAAGACAGTCGTTGGCGCCTATGTGGACGTCATTCGCAACACGCCGCTGTTGGTGCAGCTGTTCATCATCTATTTCGGCATCGCCACGCTTGGCTTGCGCATCCCGGCCAATGTCGCTGCGATCGTCGCGCTCGTCGTCAATATCGGCGCCTATGTCTGCGAGATCATGCGGGCCGGCATCGAGGCCGTTCCGAAGGCCCAGATCGAGGCGGCCGAATGTCTTGGACTGTCGCCTGCGCAAACCTACTGGCATGTCATTCTCCAGCCGGCGGTTGAACGCGTCTATCCAGCGCTCGTCAGCCAGTTCGTGTTGCTCATGCTCGCATCGTCCATCACGTCGCAGATTTCGGCGGAGGAACTGACGGCAGTCGCCAACCGCATCCAGTCCGACACCTTCCTGTCCTTCGAGACCTACATCGTCGTCGGTGCCCTCTATCTGGCGCTGTCCTTTCTCATGCGATGGGCGCTTCTCGGGATCGGCTTCGTGGTCTTCAAGCGCCAGCGCAAGCTTGGCACGGCCTTGTGAGGAGAACCCCATGCCCACTTTCGGCCTGACACAGTTCATCTTCCTGCTCGAAGCCGCGCTTTGGACGCTGGCTTTGTCGGCGCTCGGCTTCATCGGCGGCGGCGTGGTCGGTTTCGTTGTCGCTCTGGCGCGGATTTCGCCGAGCCGGATCATCCGCTGGACGGCGACCGCCTATGTGCAGCTGATCCAGGGAACGCCTCTGCTGGTATTGCTCTTCATCGTCTATTTCGGGCTCAGTATTGCCGGGTTCAACAATCTTCCGGCGCTGCTGTCGGCCGGCGTGGCCATTACGCTCTACACCTCGGCCTTCCTTGCCGAGATCTGGCGCGGAGCTATCCGGTCGATCGCCAAGACACAATGGGAGGCCGCCGAATGTCTTGGCCTTTCGCGCTGGCAGCGCATGACACGGGTCATTCTGCCCCAGTCGCTGCGTATCGCGACACCGCCCACGGTTGGTTTCCTCGTCCAGGTGATCAAGAACACCTCGCTCGCATCGGCGATCGGTTTCGTCGAGCTCGCGCAGGCCGGCAAGCTGATCAACAATTCCACCTTCCAGCCCTTCAGCATCTTCATGGTGGTCGCCGCAATCTACTTTGTCATCTGCTTCCCGCTCACGCTCGCCAGCCGGAAGTTGGAAAGGAAACTGAATGTCTCCAATCGTTAGATTATCCGATGTCCGCAAGAGTTTTGGCGCGCTGCAGGTCCTGAACGGTGTCTCTTTCTCGGTCGAGCCCGGCGAGGTGGTTGCCATTATCGGTCAGTCCGGCTCGGGCAAGTCGACGGCCCTGCGATGCATCGATGCGCTGGAAACCATTCAGGGCGGCGAGATCGAGGTCTGTGGGCACAAGATCCACTCGTCGGACCTCGACAAACGCGCACTTCGTCGCGACGTTGGCATTGTCTTCCAGAGCTACAACCTTTTCCCGCATCTGACCGTCCTGGAGAATGCGTCGCTGGCGCTGACCTGCGTCAAGAAGCTGAGCAAGGCCGAAGCGCGGGATATATCGCTCGATTGTCTCGGCCGGGTAGGGCTTGCGGAGAAAGCCTCTTTCTACCCCGAGCAACTGTCTGGCGGCCAGCAGCAGCGAGCTGCAATCGCCCGGTCGTTGGCCATGCAGCCGCAGGTCATGCTGTTCGATGAGGTGACGTCTGCGCTTGATCCGCAACTGACCGGCGAAGTGCTGAAGGTCATCGAAAATCTCGCGCGCGGCGGCATGACGATGATCCTCGTCACCCATGAAATGGCGTTTGCCCGGAAGGTGGCAAGCAATGTCCTTTACATGCATCTCGGCAGGGTTTGGGAGCACGGCCCGGCGGCCTTGCTCGATGCCCCTCAGACCGAGGAACTGCGCAGTTTCGTCGGCAACGGGCTTTGAGAACAACGAGCCGCTAAACGCAATCAAAAATAAACCGGAGGAGAACCATGAAGCGTCGTCATATTCTAGTAGCCACTGCAGTTGCGATCCTGGGTACTTTCGCCAGCCATGCGCAGGCAGATGCCCTGGCCGATATCCAGGCTCGGAAAAAGGTGCTCATCGCCCTTGATCTCGGCTCGCCACCATTCGGCATGATCGATGCGAACATGCAGCCCTATGGCTCCGACGTGGAGGTTGCCAAGCTTCTTGCCGAGCAGCTCGGTCAGCCGCTGGACGTCGTCCAGGTCACCAGCCCGAACCGCATCCCCTATCTGCAGACGGGCAAGGCGGACATGGTGATCGCGTCGCTCAGCGTGACGGACGAGCGCAAGAGGGTCATCGACTATTCCAAGCCCTATGGTGTGATCCAATCGGTCATCGCGGCGCCTTCCGGCCAGAGCGTTAAGACCATGGCCGACCTGAAGGGCAAGCGCATCGGCACCACGCGCGGCAGCGTCAACGACAAGGAAGTCACCAAGGTCAATGATGGCTCGGAAATCGTACGCTACGATGACGACGCGACCCTTGTCACGGCGCTTGTCAGTGGTCAGGTCGATGTGATGGCGACGTCGCCGCAAATCATGAAGGCAGCCAACGAGCGCAACCCCGCGTCGAAGTTCGAGGTGAAGATGGTGCTCAAGGTATTCCCCTATGCCATCGGCATCCGCAAGGGCGATGCGGCGTTGAAGCAGCGGCTCGACAAGTTCGTCGATGAGAACCTCGCCAATGGCAAACTCAACGAGATCTACAAGAAATATAACGGCGTCGACCTGCCGGCCGACATCGCCACCCTGAACTGATCTGCTTCCAGCGAACCGGGCATCGGCGTCCGGTTCGCTCCCCCAATCCGGAAAAGGTATCGTCACGTGAAAGCCCTGTTGATCGAAAGTGAAGGCGTCAGCCGTTTCACCGATGTCGCTCGCCCAAAGCTCGGGGACGGCGATGTCCGCGTTGCCGTACGCCATGTCGGCATTTGCGGGAGTGATCTCAACACGTTTCGAGGTCTGAACCCGCTCGTGGAATTACCGCGCATTCCCGGCCACGAAATCGGCGGTGAAATCATCGAGACAGGGGCGGGTGTATCGTCCGCCTATCAACCGGGGCGGCGCGTCATCGTTCTTCCCTATACCAATTGTGGCTCCTGCTCCTCCTGCCGGAAGGGGCGCGTGAATGCCTGCCGCTACAATCGAACGCTTGGTGTCCAGCAGGATGGCGGGCTTGCCGAAGAGATCGTTCTTTCCGCGGAGAAGCTCATCCTGAATGACACGCTCGATCCGCGCTTTCTTGCTTTGGTCGAGCCGCTGTCGGTAGGCTTCCATGCAGTGGCGCGCGGCCGCGTGTCGTCGAGCGATCGCATCGTCGTGCTGGGCTGCGGCATGATCGGCATGGGCGTGGTGATCGGAGCCGTTGCTCGCGGAGCCGAAGTGATCGCCGTCGATCTCAGCCCGGAAAAGACCGCGCTGGCAAAACAGTTTGGAGCTCGCCATACAATCAATGCCGGTGCGGAGGATGTCGGAGCGCGCATCGTGGAGCTGACGAGCGATCAGGGCGTCGATGTGGCCTTCGAGGCGGTCGGTCTTCCGGAAACTTTTCGCCAGGCGATCGATCTTGCCGGTTTTTGCGGGCGCGTCGTCTATGTCGGCTATGCCAAGGCTCCCGTTACCTATCAGACGCAAATGTTCAATCTCAAGGAGTTGGACATCATGGGCTCGCGCAACGCGACCAAATCCGATTTCGATGCGGTGATCGCTTATCTTGAGACGATCGGCGATCGTGCCGCCTCGCTTATTTCCAAGGTCATACCCTTCGCCGAGGCTGAAGGCGCATTGCCCTTTTGGGACAAGAACCGCGACGTTTTGAAGGTGATTGTCGAAAGATGAATACGCAAGCACGCATGAAATCTCCAACCGCGCTTCCCGATTGGCATGGCGCATTCCGACTGGACGGCCAGCGCGCGCTGGTGACCGGCGGAGGTAGTGGACTGGGCCTTGCGATCGCGCGTTGTCTCGCAGCCTCCGGCGCAGAGGTGGTGCTGGCTGGCCGCAGGTTGGATCTCCTCGAGGAAGCGGCGGCATCGATCGGCCCTCTGGCGAAGGCAGCACAGCTCGACCTTCGTGATCTTGCTTCGATCAAGGCTTTCGCCGCCGGAGTGGAGGAGGCGCACGGTCCGGTCGATATCGTCGTCAACAATGCCGGGAACACGGTGAAGAAGCCGTTCGAGGAATCCGATATTGCCGACTTCGACGAGGTCATGGACGTCCATGTTCGCGGCGCGCTGGAACTGACCCGGCAATTTCTGCCTGGTCAGATCGCGAGAGGAAGCGGCTGCGTGCTCTTCACCGCATCCATGACATCCTTCATCGGCCAGCCATTGGTGATGGGCTATACGACGGCCAAGACGGCGTTGACGGGGGCTGTGCGCGGGCTTTCGGCCGAGTTTGCCGGCCGAGGAATCCGTGTCAATGCGGTGGCGCCCGGCTGGATCGATACGGACCTGTTTCAGAAGGCCACGGCCAACGATCCGGCCCGCCGCGCGAAAATCATGGGCCGAATCCAGATGAACCGCCTCGGCTCGGCCGAAGAGATCGGCTGGACATGCGCTTTCCTCGCATCGCCGGCCGCCGGCTATATCACCGGCCAGACCATCATCGTCGACGGCGGTGCCGTCATCGGCTTTTAGAATTGCCACCAGCGGAGGCTCCCAATGAATACCACAGCAACCCACACAACCGACGCCGATTTGTTCCGCGTGCTGAAAGCCGAGCTCTTTACCGCTGTCGTTGGCGATATCCTTGATACGCTCGGACATCGTCGGCAGTTCCTGCCGGCTGGCATCAAGCCTCTGCGCGACGACATGAAAATCGCCGGCCGTGCGATGCCGGTGCTTGAGGCCGATGTCTTCTCGGACGGGAAGGGCTCCTTCGGCCCGTTGGCTGAGAAGCCGTTCGGCATCATGTTCGAAGCGCTCGATTCGCTGAAGCCTGGTGACGTCTATATCGCCACGGGTTCGTCGCTTCGCTACGCGCTGTGGGGCGGCCTGATGTCGACGAGAGCCACCCATCTGCAGGCCGCAGGTGCCATCCTCGACGGTTATGTGCGCGATGCCGGCGAAATCGAGCGGCTTGGCTTCCCGGCCTTTTCCCGCGGGATCTATGCTCAGGATCAGGGGCCTCGCGGCAAGGTCATCGACTACAACACGCCGATCGAAATCGCAGGCGTCCGTATCGAACCCGGTGATCTGCTTTACGGCGACCGCGAAGGCGTTCTCGTCATCCCGAAGGCCGTCGAAAAGGAAGCGCTCTCGCTCGCCCTGGAGAAGGTGCGGACCGAAAACAAGGTGGCGGAGGCAATCCGCAACGGCATGAGCACGGTCGAAGCCTTCGCGACGTTTGGAGTGATGTGACGTCATGGGTTCTGGCGCGCTGCTAACACATGCCGATGATCCGCGGCTGCTGCTGCTTTCGGAAAAGGACAATGTTCTCGTCTGTCGCGAGGATATTCCCGCAGGAGAACGCATTCGCGTCGGAGACCGGGAGGTGACACTCGCAAAGACGATTCCGCGCGGTCACAA contains these protein-coding regions:
- a CDS encoding amino acid ABC transporter permease, with the protein product MSYTFDFEGLLPYWDQFARGVWLTIQLSVAATIAGFVLGTFCAIARTGGSAMLKTVVGAYVDVIRNTPLLVQLFIIYFGIATLGLRIPANVAAIVALVVNIGAYVCEIMRAGIEAVPKAQIEAAECLGLSPAQTYWHVILQPAVERVYPALVSQFVLLMLASSITSQISAEELTAVANRIQSDTFLSFETYIVVGALYLALSFLMRWALLGIGFVVFKRQRKLGTAL
- a CDS encoding amino acid ABC transporter permease; translated protein: MPTFGLTQFIFLLEAALWTLALSALGFIGGGVVGFVVALARISPSRIIRWTATAYVQLIQGTPLLVLLFIVYFGLSIAGFNNLPALLSAGVAITLYTSAFLAEIWRGAIRSIAKTQWEAAECLGLSRWQRMTRVILPQSLRIATPPTVGFLVQVIKNTSLASAIGFVELAQAGKLINNSTFQPFSIFMVVAAIYFVICFPLTLASRKLERKLNVSNR
- a CDS encoding amino acid ABC transporter ATP-binding protein, which encodes MSPIVRLSDVRKSFGALQVLNGVSFSVEPGEVVAIIGQSGSGKSTALRCIDALETIQGGEIEVCGHKIHSSDLDKRALRRDVGIVFQSYNLFPHLTVLENASLALTCVKKLSKAEARDISLDCLGRVGLAEKASFYPEQLSGGQQQRAAIARSLAMQPQVMLFDEVTSALDPQLTGEVLKVIENLARGGMTMILVTHEMAFARKVASNVLYMHLGRVWEHGPAALLDAPQTEELRSFVGNGL
- a CDS encoding transporter substrate-binding domain-containing protein; translation: MKRRHILVATAVAILGTFASHAQADALADIQARKKVLIALDLGSPPFGMIDANMQPYGSDVEVAKLLAEQLGQPLDVVQVTSPNRIPYLQTGKADMVIASLSVTDERKRVIDYSKPYGVIQSVIAAPSGQSVKTMADLKGKRIGTTRGSVNDKEVTKVNDGSEIVRYDDDATLVTALVSGQVDVMATSPQIMKAANERNPASKFEVKMVLKVFPYAIGIRKGDAALKQRLDKFVDENLANGKLNEIYKKYNGVDLPADIATLN
- a CDS encoding zinc-binding alcohol dehydrogenase family protein; protein product: MKALLIESEGVSRFTDVARPKLGDGDVRVAVRHVGICGSDLNTFRGLNPLVELPRIPGHEIGGEIIETGAGVSSAYQPGRRVIVLPYTNCGSCSSCRKGRVNACRYNRTLGVQQDGGLAEEIVLSAEKLILNDTLDPRFLALVEPLSVGFHAVARGRVSSSDRIVVLGCGMIGMGVVIGAVARGAEVIAVDLSPEKTALAKQFGARHTINAGAEDVGARIVELTSDQGVDVAFEAVGLPETFRQAIDLAGFCGRVVYVGYAKAPVTYQTQMFNLKELDIMGSRNATKSDFDAVIAYLETIGDRAASLISKVIPFAEAEGALPFWDKNRDVLKVIVER
- a CDS encoding SDR family oxidoreductase; protein product: MKSPTALPDWHGAFRLDGQRALVTGGGSGLGLAIARCLAASGAEVVLAGRRLDLLEEAAASIGPLAKAAQLDLRDLASIKAFAAGVEEAHGPVDIVVNNAGNTVKKPFEESDIADFDEVMDVHVRGALELTRQFLPGQIARGSGCVLFTASMTSFIGQPLVMGYTTAKTALTGAVRGLSAEFAGRGIRVNAVAPGWIDTDLFQKATANDPARRAKIMGRIQMNRLGSAEEIGWTCAFLASPAAGYITGQTIIVDGGAVIGF
- a CDS encoding RraA family protein, translating into MNTTATHTTDADLFRVLKAELFTAVVGDILDTLGHRRQFLPAGIKPLRDDMKIAGRAMPVLEADVFSDGKGSFGPLAEKPFGIMFEALDSLKPGDVYIATGSSLRYALWGGLMSTRATHLQAAGAILDGYVRDAGEIERLGFPAFSRGIYAQDQGPRGKVIDYNTPIEIAGVRIEPGDLLYGDREGVLVIPKAVEKEALSLALEKVRTENKVAEAIRNGMSTVEAFATFGVM